Proteins encoded in a region of the Dorea longicatena genome:
- a CDS encoding MATE family efflux transporter: MKTTRTTFFTRDKKFYKTFFRLMLVVALQNLVAYSVNMLDNIMLGSYSQNALSGAATVNQIFFIVNQLALSIGNALVAICSQYWGKQETGAIRKMTGVALALSVLIGAIVVTACTRIPEQLLRIFTTSPEIIAEGKAYLGLLKWTFLLFMISNLLIAMLRSVETVKISFVISVVSLITNGCINYTLIFGHFGFPEMGIQGAAVGTLTARMLELLIIVVYIWKIDTKVRLFDINLFRTIFLPENRKIWGAFFKVAFPIMCSGMIWAISVPMQTAILGHLSADAIAANSVSSTFFQYLKVIVIAISSASAVVIGKDIGEGDIERVKSDGRTLSVIDVLIGIVLASLLFVLRGPLLSMYKLTDTAAVLANHFIMIMSVVMVGMSYQMPVSVGVIQGGGDTRFSMYMNMISTWGIVMPLSFLAAFVWKLPVELVVVAVQSDQLFKGIPVFLRFRSYKWIHKLT, translated from the coding sequence ATGAAAACTACAAGAACAACATTTTTTACAAGAGATAAAAAATTTTATAAGACATTTTTCCGGTTGATGCTGGTCGTAGCACTTCAGAATCTGGTGGCATACAGCGTGAATATGTTAGATAATATTATGCTTGGAAGTTACAGTCAGAATGCGCTGTCCGGTGCGGCGACGGTAAATCAGATCTTCTTTATTGTGAATCAGCTGGCACTTTCCATCGGAAATGCACTGGTAGCGATATGTTCTCAGTACTGGGGAAAGCAGGAGACAGGAGCGATTCGTAAGATGACGGGAGTGGCACTGGCGCTTAGTGTCCTGATCGGGGCAATAGTCGTGACAGCATGCACCCGTATTCCGGAGCAGCTCTTGAGAATATTTACGACATCACCGGAGATTATTGCCGAAGGAAAGGCGTATCTTGGACTTCTGAAATGGACATTTTTACTGTTCATGATAAGTAATCTGCTGATCGCCATGCTTAGAAGTGTGGAGACAGTGAAGATTTCGTTTGTTATATCGGTAGTGTCGTTGATCACGAACGGTTGTATTAATTACACTCTGATCTTTGGACATTTTGGATTCCCGGAGATGGGAATCCAAGGAGCTGCAGTCGGAACACTGACAGCAAGGATGCTGGAGCTTCTGATCATCGTAGTATATATATGGAAGATAGATACGAAAGTCAGATTATTTGACATTAATTTGTTCAGAACTATATTTCTGCCGGAGAACAGAAAGATATGGGGAGCATTTTTCAAAGTTGCGTTTCCGATCATGTGCTCAGGGATGATCTGGGCAATCTCGGTACCGATGCAGACGGCGATTCTGGGGCATTTGTCTGCGGATGCAATTGCCGCAAATTCTGTATCCAGCACATTTTTCCAGTATCTGAAGGTCATTGTAATCGCTATATCATCGGCATCGGCCGTTGTGATCGGGAAAGATATCGGAGAGGGAGATATAGAAAGGGTAAAATCCGATGGAAGGACACTTTCTGTGATCGATGTTCTGATCGGTATAGTACTCGCTTCTTTGTTATTTGTACTAAGAGGACCACTTTTGTCTATGTATAAATTAACGGATACGGCAGCAGTACTGGCAAATCATTTTATTATGATCATGAGTGTTGTTATGGTGGGAATGTCTTATCAGATGCCGGTATCGGTAGGTGTAATTCAAGGTGGTGGAGATACCAGATTCTCTATGTATATGAATATGATCTCTACTTGGGGAATCGTTATGCCGCTTTCTTTTCTTGCGGCATTTGTATGGAAACTTCCGGTGGAACTGGTTGTGGTTGCAGTGCAGTCAGATCAGTTGTTCAAGGGGATTCCGGTATTTTTACGGTTTAGGAGCTATAAGTGGATTCACAAATTAACATAA
- a CDS encoding AAA family ATPase, translating into MPVFDFNSTPDEKKPAECTYTVIRSNENEATAEKPMMVLDNKICQWDHHSCGVFTNPIKRTSFEFQQEDGTVSADILKIDARFVSLLKWLGENHINVRLSGENTEEGYAVYKIREIAFGGGTKLSAEDGFLQFMIERLLASNAPAEEVDDEDEDEAGDDMKLTSLQSITDFMNCAGRTLPDNIRLWARRNLAVARSHEVSPEERRHAQRALSIMMNVQWKSNYFEAIDPDEARRILDEELYGMERVKQRIIETIIQINRTHTLPAYGLLLVGPAGTGKSQIAYAVARILKLPWTTLDMSSINDPEQLTGSSRIYANAKTGIIMDAFAMAGESNLVFIINELDKAASGKGNGNPADVLLTLLDNLGFTDNYIECMIPTVGVYPIATANDKSQISAPLMSRFAVIDIPDYTPEEKKVIFSKFALPKVLKRMSLKEDECIMSEEGLDEVIELYSNTSGIRDLEQAAEHIAANALYQIEVDHVKSVTFDAEMVRNLLK; encoded by the coding sequence ATGCCAGTTTTTGATTTTAATTCAACACCAGATGAAAAGAAACCAGCGGAATGTACATATACAGTCATCCGTTCGAATGAAAATGAAGCAACAGCCGAGAAACCAATGATGGTTCTCGATAATAAGATCTGCCAGTGGGATCATCATTCCTGCGGTGTATTTACGAACCCGATTAAGAGAACCTCTTTCGAATTCCAGCAGGAAGACGGAACCGTAAGTGCAGACATCTTAAAAATCGATGCAAGATTCGTAAGCCTGTTAAAATGGCTTGGAGAGAATCATATTAATGTACGTCTCTCTGGGGAGAATACAGAAGAAGGATATGCGGTATATAAGATCCGCGAGATCGCATTTGGCGGCGGTACGAAATTATCTGCAGAAGACGGATTCCTTCAGTTTATGATCGAGCGTCTGCTTGCAAGCAATGCACCGGCAGAAGAGGTGGACGACGAAGATGAAGACGAGGCAGGAGATGACATGAAGCTGACCAGTCTTCAGAGCATCACGGACTTCATGAACTGTGCGGGAAGAACACTTCCGGATAATATCCGTCTGTGGGCAAGACGTAACCTTGCGGTGGCACGTTCGCACGAAGTATCACCGGAGGAAAGACGCCATGCACAGAGAGCACTTTCCATTATGATGAATGTACAGTGGAAGAGCAATTATTTTGAAGCAATCGATCCGGATGAAGCGCGTCGTATCCTTGACGAAGAACTTTACGGAATGGAACGTGTAAAACAGAGAATCATCGAGACGATCATCCAGATCAACCGTACCCATACATTACCGGCTTACGGACTTCTGTTAGTAGGACCTGCAGGAACCGGTAAATCCCAGATTGCCTATGCGGTAGCACGTATCCTGAAGCTTCCTTGGACAACACTGGATATGAGTTCGATCAATGATCCGGAACAGTTAACCGGAAGTTCCCGTATCTATGCCAATGCAAAGACGGGTATCATCATGGATGCATTTGCCATGGCCGGAGAATCGAATCTGGTATTTATCATCAACGAGCTGGATAAAGCAGCATCCGGTAAAGGCAATGGCAATCCGGCCGATGTACTTCTGACATTACTGGATAACCTTGGATTTACAGACAACTATATCGAGTGTATGATTCCGACGGTAGGTGTATACCCGATCGCGACTGCTAATGACAAGTCTCAGATCAGTGCACCGTTGATGTCACGTTTCGCCGTGATCGATATCCCGGATTATACACCGGAAGAGAAGAAAGTGATCTTCTCCAAATTCGCACTTCCGAAGGTATTAAAGCGAATGAGCCTTAAGGAAGATGAGTGCATCATGAGTGAAGAAGGTCTGGACGAAGTGATCGAATTATATTCGAATACATCCGGAATCCGTGATCTGGAGCAGGCAGCTGAGCATATTGCGGCAAATGCCCTGTATCAGATCGAGGTAGATCATGTGAAGTCTGTTACATTTGATGCAGAAATGGTAAGAAATCTGTTAAAATAA
- a CDS encoding translation factor GTPase family protein has protein sequence MRHITIGILAHVDAGKTTLSECMLYLSGQIRKLGRVDHKDAFLDTYELERERGITIFSKQAELKMGNLGITLLDTPGHVDFSAEMERTLQVLDYAILVINGADGVQGHTRTLWSLLKRYQIPTFIFINKMDQVGTDKAKVLADLQNRLDEGCIDFSEMSEETYDSIAMCDEKAMEEYLESEKVEENTIAEMIGSRKVYPCYFGSALKIEGVQEFMDGMSAYIGRNEQINNTDTGTCDFGAKVFKISRDPSGGRLTHLKVTSGTLKVKDTLTGTTGRQQSKNESDRTQDTSETAMNGWEEKVNQIRIYSGEKYEMVQEAGSGRICAVTGLNYTYPGEGLGIECDSEAPALEPVLSYKIELPEGCDVHKMLGNLRILEEEDPMLKIVWNEELGEIHAKLMGAVQIEILKSLIKDRFGVEVEFDTGNIVYKETIQNTVEGVGHFEPLRHYAEVHLKMEPGERGSGIVIGTDCSEDMLDKNWQRLILTHLLEKEHRGVLTGSVITDMKITLTAGRAHLKHTEGGDFRQATYRAVRQGLMQAESVLLEPYYDFQLEVPSGMIGRALTDIQRMNGEAGTPQTEGEMTTIEGYAPVADMRDYQMEVNSYTRGQGHLTCTFRGYEPCQNAEAVIEEIGYDPERDIENPTGSVFCSHGAGFNVSWDKVPEYMHLENQLEKERALEEAKRQSEQAARQMPRAARTPKVYSKAEEKELEEIFIRTYGKVERKGGLTPKTYESEYAKKQLKKEEAMQEYLLVDGYNVIFAWEELKELAKVSIEAARDKLMDILCNYQGYKKCVLILVFDAYKVEGYALEIQKYHNIHVVYTKEAETADQYIEKVVHHIGRKYHVTVVTSDGVEQVITMGQGGTRISSRDFLEEIEYTRKLIEEDNEKQRVSDRNYLFDHADEEFVRKMEKIRLGKNPEE, from the coding sequence ATGAGACATATTACAATTGGAATTCTGGCGCATGTGGATGCTGGGAAAACGACATTATCGGAATGCATGCTCTACTTAAGCGGGCAGATTAGAAAGCTTGGAAGAGTCGACCATAAAGATGCATTCTTAGATACATACGAACTGGAACGGGAAAGAGGAATCACGATCTTTTCCAAACAGGCAGAATTAAAAATGGGCAATCTGGGGATAACGCTTCTGGATACACCGGGGCATGTGGATTTCTCCGCAGAAATGGAGCGTACCTTGCAGGTACTGGATTATGCGATCCTGGTGATCAACGGAGCTGACGGGGTGCAGGGACATACACGCACGCTCTGGAGCCTGTTGAAAAGATATCAGATACCGACGTTCATATTCATCAATAAGATGGATCAGGTGGGAACAGATAAGGCAAAGGTACTGGCAGATCTGCAGAACAGACTGGATGAAGGATGCATTGATTTTTCGGAAATGTCGGAAGAAACATATGACAGCATTGCCATGTGTGATGAGAAAGCGATGGAAGAGTATCTGGAATCGGAGAAAGTGGAAGAAAATACGATTGCGGAGATGATCGGAAGCAGAAAGGTGTATCCGTGTTATTTCGGTTCGGCGCTAAAGATTGAAGGTGTGCAGGAATTTATGGACGGGATGTCTGCTTATATAGGACGAAATGAGCAGATAAATAATACAGACACTGGTACATGTGATTTTGGTGCAAAAGTTTTCAAGATATCGAGAGACCCATCCGGCGGCCGACTGACGCATCTGAAAGTGACATCCGGAACTCTGAAGGTAAAAGATACATTGACGGGAACGACAGGAAGGCAGCAGAGCAAGAACGAATCTGACCGTACACAAGATACATCCGAGACAGCTATGAACGGCTGGGAAGAAAAGGTCAACCAGATCCGGATCTATTCTGGAGAAAAATACGAGATGGTACAGGAAGCAGGCTCCGGCAGGATCTGTGCGGTAACCGGACTGAATTACACTTATCCGGGGGAAGGCCTCGGCATAGAATGCGATTCCGAAGCACCGGCACTGGAACCTGTCTTAAGTTACAAAATCGAACTCCCGGAAGGCTGTGACGTTCACAAAATGCTTGGAAACTTACGGATACTCGAAGAAGAAGATCCGATGCTTAAGATCGTGTGGAATGAAGAACTGGGAGAGATTCATGCAAAACTCATGGGAGCAGTCCAGATTGAGATATTAAAAAGCCTGATCAAAGACAGGTTCGGCGTAGAAGTAGAATTTGACACCGGTAATATCGTATATAAAGAGACTATACAGAATACCGTGGAAGGTGTGGGACATTTTGAGCCGCTCCGGCATTATGCGGAAGTACATCTGAAGATGGAACCGGGAGAAAGAGGCAGCGGTATTGTGATTGGAACAGACTGCAGTGAAGATATGCTAGATAAAAACTGGCAGCGTCTGATCCTTACCCATCTTCTGGAGAAAGAACATAGAGGTGTGCTGACCGGTTCTGTGATCACAGATATGAAGATTACATTGACGGCAGGAAGGGCGCATCTGAAACATACCGAGGGAGGAGATTTCCGGCAGGCAACTTACCGTGCGGTGCGTCAGGGACTGATGCAGGCAGAGAGTGTACTGTTGGAACCGTATTATGATTTCCAGCTGGAGGTCCCGTCAGGAATGATCGGACGGGCACTTACAGATATCCAGCGGATGAATGGGGAGGCCGGTACGCCGCAGACAGAAGGAGAGATGACGACGATCGAAGGCTATGCACCGGTTGCAGATATGCGGGATTATCAGATGGAAGTGAATTCCTACACAAGAGGACAGGGACATCTGACCTGTACATTCCGCGGTTATGAACCTTGCCAGAATGCAGAAGCAGTGATCGAAGAGATTGGTTATGATCCGGAACGCGACATTGAGAACCCGACCGGTTCCGTATTCTGTTCCCATGGTGCAGGATTTAACGTTTCATGGGACAAGGTACCGGAATATATGCATCTGGAGAATCAGTTAGAAAAGGAACGTGCATTAGAAGAAGCAAAGAGACAGTCGGAGCAGGCAGCCCGTCAGATGCCAAGAGCAGCAAGAACTCCGAAAGTCTATTCCAAAGCGGAAGAAAAAGAGCTGGAAGAGATATTTATCCGGACATATGGAAAAGTAGAAAGAAAAGGCGGACTGACACCGAAAACTTATGAAAGTGAGTATGCCAAAAAGCAACTTAAAAAAGAAGAAGCCATGCAGGAATATCTGCTGGTTGACGGATACAATGTCATTTTCGCATGGGAAGAGCTGAAAGAACTGGCGAAAGTCAGTATTGAGGCGGCACGGGATAAGCTGATGGACATCCTGTGTAATTATCAGGGATATAAGAAATGCGTTCTGATTCTTGTGTTCGATGCATACAAGGTAGAGGGTTATGCGCTTGAGATCCAGAAATACCACAATATCCATGTTGTATATACAAAAGAAGCAGAGACAGCCGATCAGTACATCGAAAAGGTTGTTCATCATATAGGAAGAAAGTATCATGTAACAGTTGTGACGTCTGACGGAGTAGAGCAGGTGATCACGATGGGACAGGGTGGAACCCGTATTTCTTCCAGAGATTTTCTCGAGGAGATCGAATATACCAGAAAGCTGATCGAAGAGGATAATGAAAAGCAACGAGTGAGTGACAGGAATTATCTGTTTGACCATGCGGATGAGGAATTCGTGAGAAAAATGGAAAAAATCAGACTTGGAAAGAATCCGGAAGAATGA